The Panthera leo isolate Ple1 chromosome D4, P.leo_Ple1_pat1.1, whole genome shotgun sequence nucleotide sequence GTTTCTGGATTTGGCACTTAGGTATGGGGATAGAGCATCTGTCATTGAAGGATCCAAAGAGGGGCAGGTGTTGGGATATTGGCTCTGGAGTGCCAGAGGACCAGATGTTGGCCCAACAGCTAAGGACGTCTTTGGCATCCAGCAGACTGGAGCCTTGGTGGTGATTCCCCAAGAATGGTTATAGCGGGATCCCGAAAGATGAGAATAGAGGACATGGGCACTtgggtacctcagttggttaagcgtccatctttgtctcaggtcatgatctcatggtttgtcagtgtgagccccgcatcgggttctgtgctgacaactcagagcctggagcctgctttggattctgtgtctccttctttctctgctcctccccacctcttgctctgtctctctctctctctctctctctctctctcaaaaattaatgaaaatgttaaaattaaaaaaaaaaaaatatatatatatatatatatatgacaaatgcCTTGGTGTGAGGAAAAGTATGGAGCAAAGGCTGCCAAGGGGAAACAGcccagaagaaggaaggacagtAGGGTAGGTGCTGGGAGAGAGAGTATGGGCAGGTCAGAGTGGGCTCAGGGCAGAGttggcagggagaggcagggatgggCTCAGTGGAGAAGAGCCAGGCCCATctgaggggtggggagtgaggctCCTGCTGTGGTATGGTGGGCTGTCACCCTCTTACCCACCCATCTCTTGCTTCCACAGGAACGAGACCTGTGACCACTGGCTCAGAATTTTCATCCCAAGTTCACAGCCAGGCGAATTCACCCTGGGAAACATTGAGCGTGAGTCCTGAGTGGATTGGGTCTCCAGGGTCACTGACCTTCCTGTCCCTCCACACAGATGCCAACCTGTGGAGGTTGGGGTGGAAGCAATGGCTCCTTCTACCTGGCCAGGGCAGGCTAATTCCTTAGTGTCTGCCATGCAGGTTACATTGGAACTCAGAGCTACACTGTACGAGTGGTGGCCACAGACTACAACCAGGTTGCCACGGTGTTCTTCAAGACAGTTTACAAAAACCGGGAGTTCTTCAAGATCACCCTCTATGGTGGGTCTTACCCCCTGGGACCTGTTATGTTGGGGGAGAAGAGGCCCACGACACCCAGCCCCCAAGGTTACCTACACTCCAAgccctgggaggtgggagaggggtctgtgaaaagagaggtggggaggggtctgAGGCATCATTCATGGGTTCCACAATATTTATGGAGCTTTTGCCAGCCACTCACCAGCCATCTTGGTCACAGGGAGGACCAAGGAGTTGACCCATGAGCTGAAGGAAAACTTCATTAGCTTCGCCAAAGCCCTGGGCCTCACCGATGAGCACATCATCTTCCCTATCCACATTGGTAATCACCGGCTGGTGACAGGAGAAGGGTATATGGGTACTGCCCAGGCCTGATGTTGCCtcactggggaaggggagagagaagggaggcagagcCCTGCTGTGGTCACTGGAGCTCCAGGAGCCACTTTGGGTTCAAGAAGACCCTGTCACACCCAGGGTTCTTGTTCCCAAGTTTCCTCCTTCACAATAGCTCAGTCCTGCCCACATGAGAATTACACATTTGGGGCCGAGCTTCCCCAGTCTCCTTGCCTGGCCAtttctccctgttcctcctccctgcctggcctGTTTGTCCTGGGCCACCTCCCCCTTTGCTCTGGGGCTGGCTCACCACTGACTTGGCAGGTGCCCTTGTCCTCAAGCAGCCTGGCCTGGGTAGGTGCCTCCCCAAGGCTGAGGGTGTGTCAGGACTCAGCAGGTAAACAGGCAGAAGGCTTGGTGCCCAAGCAGGAACTTGGCTGAGCCTCACCTGCCTCCTTTGGAGAATGGGTATCACCCAGGTCTGCTTGTCCTCAGGCCTCTCCTTCAGTCCCCTTCCCTATCATCTAGTCCTCTGCTGTACCATCCCTGAAGGGAAGCCCCAGAGCTTCTGTGACTGGATCCAGGAGAGCCCAGGGGCAGTGCAGGGGCCCTGGAGGTCAAGgatcccacacacacacccctgcccatGCTGACCACTTTGTCCTCCACAGATCAGTGCATCGATGAGTGAGCAAAGGTGCGGTAAGTATGACTGGAGAGGGGGCTGATGGTAGCCAGGGTGCATCTGGGAGGGGGTCCCAAGTCTGCCTTTGTCCCACCTGCCCAGCACCTCTTTATTCCCCTGACTCCCTCTCAGGTGCCCTCTGATtctctccaccccatccccctcACGTCGACCTCTGCCCAGGGCATTGTCCAGCTGTCCCCACCACTCTGGACACCAGTGAGAGATCCAGGGGACCATTCTCACTACACAGCCCACCAGCTCACTGCTTCCCAGACTGCCCTGTTAATGGAACCCCTCATTACTGTCTAAATAAACACATGTCCCCCAAACTCCAACCTGTGCTCCTTGATCTCTGGGCCCTCTGAGAGGGAAAAGAATCAAGGGAAAAGAATCACAATAGTGATCCTATTAGCATCACTCCCAGGTATTGTGGTCCCCAGCAAGGGATGGAGGCCACAGAAGCTGATTCTAGCTTTGACTGAACACTTCTAGCTCCCAAATCCAGGCCCAGACCCAGACCAGCAGGAGTCGTGACTTGCCCCTGCCTCCTAGCACACTGAAGGGGCACATCTCACACCCATGTTCAACCACCTGCAGCAGGTCCAATGTCAGAGGTCCAGCCAGAACCAGGCAGATGGagagggttggggggtgggttGAGGTGCTGTCACCCCCCTGTCACCAGTGATAaagttttggagtgatgggggGCTCCCAAGCTAAgggccaataaatatttattgaagatatctttggtgcaaaaatgtgattttattaaagcatgaggacaggacccatgggtGGGAAAAGCTGCACTGGGTTGTGATGGGTAACTGATTATATTTAGCCTCAAATTGGAGGAGGTCAGGGATAGAGTaggtctctaaggtattttggaagcaaggtttccaggaccttgaggggctcactgttgctagggaaacaccacTTATTACAGTTGAATAAAACCTCACTCATGAGACTCTTCAGATGCATATCAGGGGCCATAAgtttggagtatgattgccagcatacaCCTTGGGGTAGTTGAGagaaggaagtagacttacaggatcttggaggttgggataatgttgaCTTTAGGTTCtctttgcccctagcaaagtgtcatcttCAAAGCAGCTGAgatcctagagggaggtcactgcTGGTttaaggacttgtcagtgggctgc carries:
- the LOC122205306 gene encoding neutrophil gelatinase-associated lipocalin-like; the encoded protein is MALGLLWLSLALLGFLQTQAQDSTQNLIPAPPLDRVPLQPDFQNELFQGKWYIVGLAGNAFNKEEHSQLKMYATTYELNEENSYNVTSILAWNETCDHWLRIFIPSSQPGEFTLGNIERYIGTQSYTVRVVATDYNQVATVFFKTVYKNREFFKITLYGRTKELTHELKENFISFAKALGLTDEHIIFPIHIDQCIDE